A window from Bordetella petrii encodes these proteins:
- a CDS encoding glycosyltransferase family 2 protein has translation MSDPHYMFTVLTPTYNRAATLHRVYESLRRQTCRDFEWLIVDDGSTDRTHEAVLAWQAQAEFPIRYVWQKNRHKKTAFNRGVREARGDFVVTLDSDDEIPPQALQILREGWEAIPPDRREGYVGVTGLCAGPDGAIVGDRFPQDVFDTSAVEMYFRHRIKGEKFGSMRTDVLRRFPFPEDVAGFVPESLIWWAMARAGYLSRCINQVVRIYHPSADGLSRATVSVRNNAQGLYLLAWDILEHHMDWFRYRPKEFLMAAARYTRFRLDLEHSGLPTAVQAYRLTVPAARALVALMWPLGYALYWRDRRRGLA, from the coding sequence ATGAGTGACCCGCATTACATGTTCACGGTACTGACGCCCACCTATAACCGGGCCGCCACGCTGCACCGTGTGTATGAATCCCTACGTCGACAGACCTGTCGCGATTTCGAATGGCTGATCGTCGATGACGGTTCCACCGACCGCACTCACGAAGCCGTGCTGGCCTGGCAGGCGCAGGCCGAATTCCCCATTCGTTATGTGTGGCAGAAAAACCGCCACAAGAAAACCGCGTTCAACCGCGGCGTGCGCGAAGCGCGCGGCGATTTCGTGGTAACGCTGGACAGCGACGACGAGATCCCGCCGCAGGCGCTGCAGATCCTGCGGGAAGGCTGGGAAGCCATCCCGCCCGACCGGCGCGAGGGCTACGTGGGCGTTACCGGCCTGTGCGCCGGGCCCGACGGCGCCATCGTGGGCGACCGCTTTCCGCAAGACGTCTTCGATACTTCCGCGGTCGAGATGTATTTCCGCCACCGCATCAAGGGCGAGAAATTCGGCAGCATGCGCACCGATGTGCTGCGCCGCTTCCCGTTTCCCGAAGACGTGGCGGGCTTCGTGCCCGAGAGCCTGATCTGGTGGGCCATGGCGCGCGCCGGCTACCTGAGCCGCTGCATCAACCAGGTGGTGCGCATCTACCATCCCAGCGCCGACGGCCTGAGCCGCGCCACGGTGTCGGTGCGCAACAACGCGCAGGGCCTGTACCTGCTGGCCTGGGACATCCTGGAACACCACATGGACTGGTTCCGCTACCGGCCCAAAGAATTCCTGATGGCGGCCGCCCGCTACACGCGGTTCCGCCTGGACCTGGAGCATTCGGGCCTGCCCACCGCGGTGCAGGCCTACCGCCTGACCGTGCCCGCCGCGCGGGCCCTGGTGGCCCTGATGTGGCCGCTGGGCTACGCGCTGTACTGGCGCGACCGGCGGCGCGGCCTGGCCTAG
- a CDS encoding LysR family transcriptional regulator has product MEPSPIQLNDIALFVEVARRKSFSMAARALSMPTSTLSRRIGQLEQAIGLRLINRNTRRLELTNAGTAYLRRCQGLVDEARLAHEQLLALSARPQGRLSISIPYSMAIWLLPEALKAFTERYPDLECEFDLSLKPAENSQGGPFDIALRFGRDQVAAELATEDPSVQEITTLDSYLYASADYLRDHGEPRQPADLSAHECLRTAIDREHSSWTLRNGERTERVAVRGAIAGNNISVIGTLSGLGLGITRLPNCRALAPIIGRNGLQQILHGWSTEPLPVFAIFPSPVLPAKTRVFMEFLRPWLDPAD; this is encoded by the coding sequence ATGGAACCCAGTCCCATCCAGCTGAACGATATTGCGCTGTTCGTCGAAGTGGCCCGCCGCAAGAGCTTCAGCATGGCCGCCCGCGCGCTGTCCATGCCGACCTCGACCCTGTCGCGCCGCATCGGCCAGCTGGAACAGGCCATCGGCCTGCGGCTCATCAACCGCAACACGCGGCGCCTGGAGCTCACCAATGCGGGCACGGCATACCTGCGCCGCTGCCAGGGGCTGGTCGACGAGGCGCGCCTGGCGCACGAACAGCTGCTGGCCCTGTCGGCCCGGCCGCAGGGCCGCCTGAGCATCTCCATTCCGTACAGCATGGCCATCTGGCTGCTGCCCGAGGCCCTGAAGGCGTTTACCGAACGCTACCCCGACCTGGAATGCGAATTCGACCTCAGCCTGAAGCCGGCCGAGAATTCACAGGGCGGCCCCTTCGACATCGCGCTGCGGTTCGGCCGCGACCAGGTTGCCGCCGAGCTCGCCACGGAAGACCCTTCGGTGCAGGAAATCACCACGCTGGACAGCTATCTGTACGCGTCGGCCGATTATCTGCGCGACCACGGCGAGCCGCGGCAGCCGGCCGACCTGTCGGCTCATGAATGCCTGCGCACCGCCATCGACCGCGAACATTCGTCATGGACGCTGCGCAACGGCGAGCGCACCGAGCGCGTGGCGGTGCGGGGCGCCATTGCCGGCAACAACATCAGCGTCATCGGCACCCTGTCGGGGCTGGGGCTGGGCATTACGCGGCTGCCGAACTGCCGGGCGCTGGCGCCCATCATCGGCCGCAACGGGCTGCAGCAGATACTGCACGGCTGGAGCACCGAGCCGCTGCCGGTGTTCGCGATTTTTCCGTCGCCGGTGCTGCCGGCCAAGACGCGGGTATTCATGGAATTCCTGCGGCCCTGGCTGGATCCGGCCGACTGA